Proteins encoded in a region of the Bacillus sp. T3 genome:
- the mtaB gene encoding tRNA (N(6)-L-threonylcarbamoyladenosine(37)-C(2))-methylthiotransferase MtaB yields MPTVAFHTLGCKVNHYETEAIWQLFKEQGYDRVEFESTSDVYIINTCTVTNTGDKKSRQVIRRAVRKNPDAVICVTGCYAQTSPAEILAIPGVDVVVGTQDRVKMLEYIEQYKQERQPINGVKNIMKSRVYEELDVPAFTDRTRASLKIQEGCNNFCTFCIIPWARGLMRSRDPKEVIRQAQQLVDAGYKEIVLTGIHTGGYGEDMKDYNLAMLLQDLEKEVRGLKRLRISSIEASQITDEVIDAIKHSNIIVRHLHIPLQSGSDTVLKRMRRKYTMEFFAERLDRLKEVLPGLAVTSDVIVGFPGETEEEYMETYNFIKKYQFSELHVFPYSKRTGTPAARMEDQVDEEVKNERVHRLISLSDQLAKEYASQFDGEVLEVIPEERFQDDHDQPLYVGYTDNYLKIVFAGTEAMIGKIVKVKITKAGYPYNEGEFIRVLTDDVFAEEETAI; encoded by the coding sequence ATGCCGACAGTTGCGTTTCATACACTAGGCTGTAAAGTTAACCATTATGAGACAGAAGCAATCTGGCAATTATTTAAAGAGCAAGGTTACGATCGAGTTGAATTTGAATCAACTTCAGATGTATATATAATCAACACATGTACTGTCACGAATACGGGCGATAAAAAAAGCCGTCAGGTGATTAGGCGTGCTGTTCGTAAAAATCCAGATGCGGTTATTTGTGTAACGGGTTGTTATGCCCAAACCTCACCAGCCGAAATTTTAGCCATTCCTGGTGTAGATGTAGTGGTTGGGACACAAGACCGTGTAAAAATGCTTGAATACATCGAGCAATATAAACAAGAACGACAGCCTATCAACGGTGTAAAAAACATCATGAAAAGCCGTGTCTATGAGGAATTAGATGTACCGGCCTTTACTGATCGTACCCGGGCTTCTTTAAAAATTCAAGAAGGTTGTAACAATTTTTGTACCTTCTGTATCATTCCTTGGGCTCGTGGTTTAATGCGTTCCCGTGATCCAAAAGAGGTCATTCGTCAGGCACAACAGCTTGTTGATGCTGGTTATAAAGAAATTGTTCTAACGGGAATTCATACAGGTGGCTATGGTGAAGATATGAAAGATTATAATTTGGCGATGCTACTTCAGGATCTCGAAAAAGAAGTACGTGGACTGAAGCGTCTTCGTATCTCTTCGATTGAGGCAAGCCAAATAACTGACGAAGTGATCGATGCAATCAAGCACTCTAATATTATTGTCCGACATCTTCATATTCCACTTCAATCTGGTTCAGATACGGTTTTAAAAAGAATGCGTCGCAAGTATACGATGGAATTCTTTGCAGAACGTTTGGACCGTTTAAAAGAGGTGCTTCCAGGTCTTGCTGTAACGAGCGATGTGATTGTCGGATTCCCTGGTGAAACAGAAGAAGAATATATGGAAACATATAATTTTATTAAAAAATATCAGTTTTCCGAGCTTCACGTATTCCCATATTCTAAGCGAACTGGTACACCTGCAGCCAGGATGGAAGATCAAGTTGATGAGGAAGTAAAAAATGAGCGCGTCCATCGTCTCATTTCTTTATCCGATCAATTGGCAAAAGAGTATGCATCCCAATTTGATGGTGAAGTATTAGAGGTTATTCCTGAAGAAAGATTTCAGGATGATCATGATCAACCACTTTATGTAGGCTACACTGATAACTATCTAAAGATTGTTTTCGCTGGAACAGAAGCGATGATCGGAAAAATTGTTAAAGTCAAAATAACAAAGGCTGGTTATCCATACAACGAAGGTGAGTTCATTCGAGTTTTAACCGATGACGTTTTTGCTGAAGAAGAAACAGCTATATAA
- a CDS encoding Na/Pi symporter: MLSILLFISLITVFIMGMTILRTGLFKLSGETFKRMLERVTSSPLKAMFTSIFVTAILHSSSAVMVITIGLISAGMLSFPKSIGIILGTNIGTTFTTEFITFNINQYLVPMAIIGALLMLFTHVKIRSSGSILFGMSAVFIAIQGFEYLATPLTELSSVESILAMLNNSHVLSVFFGMIVTALIQSSTAMTGITMGFLSGDVLKLDSGIAIMLGSNIGTCITAFIAAIGSGQESKLCAYAHIWLNVAGVLLFIPFIDWLASLAPIAAESPDIQLAHSSLLFNVITSLIVLPFAEPFGRWIQFVHGKKA, encoded by the coding sequence ATGTTATCAATTTTACTTTTTATATCGCTCATTACGGTTTTTATTATGGGAATGACGATCTTAAGAACCGGGCTATTTAAACTTTCCGGAGAAACCTTTAAAAGAATGCTCGAACGAGTTACAAGCTCACCATTAAAAGCAATGTTTACAAGTATATTTGTGACTGCTATTCTCCATAGCAGCTCAGCGGTCATGGTCATCACAATCGGATTAATCTCAGCTGGCATGCTATCTTTTCCTAAATCAATCGGAATTATTTTGGGAACTAATATCGGGACGACCTTTACAACAGAATTTATCACATTTAACATCAATCAATATTTAGTTCCGATGGCGATTATTGGTGCCCTTCTGATGCTCTTCACCCATGTTAAAATCAGAAGTTCCGGGTCCATCCTATTCGGAATGTCTGCCGTATTTATTGCCATTCAAGGATTCGAGTATTTGGCAACTCCTTTGACTGAATTATCATCGGTCGAATCGATTTTAGCCATGTTAAATAATAGTCATGTATTAAGCGTGTTTTTCGGAATGATTGTTACCGCATTAATTCAATCGAGTACGGCAATGACCGGGATAACAATGGGTTTTTTATCTGGTGATGTCCTAAAGCTCGATTCAGGAATTGCCATTATGCTTGGTTCGAATATTGGAACATGTATTACTGCATTTATAGCAGCGATTGGCTCAGGGCAAGAATCAAAATTATGTGCCTATGCTCATATATGGTTAAACGTCGCAGGTGTTTTGCTATTCATTCCCTTCATTGATTGGCTCGCTTCTCTAGCTCCAATAGCAGCAGAAAGCCCTGACATTCAGTTAGCCCACTCCAGTTTACTGTTTAATGTCATAACGTCCCTCATTGTCCTTCCATTTGCTGAGCCGTTTGGAAGATGGATTCAATTTGTTCATGGAAAAAAGGCATAA
- the rpsU gene encoding 30S ribosomal protein S21 has product MSKTVVRKNESLEDALRRFKRTVSKSGTIQEARKREFYEKPSVKRKKKSEAARKRKF; this is encoded by the coding sequence ATGTCTAAAACCGTCGTTCGTAAAAACGAATCGCTTGAAGATGCTCTTCGTCGCTTTAAACGTACTGTATCTAAATCAGGTACTATACAAGAAGCTAGAAAGCGCGAATTCTACGAAAAGCCTAGTGTAAAGCGTAAAAAGAAGTCTGAAGCTGCAAGAAAACGTAAGTTCTAA
- a CDS encoding GatB/YqeY domain-containing protein gives MSLLERLNNDMKQAMKNKEKDKLSVIRMIKSSLQNEAIKLGNELSEDQELTVLSREMKQRKDSLNEFEKAGREDLVEKLRTELTFVEVYMPKQLSEEEVAEIVKQAISEVGATSKAEMGKVMSAVMPKVKGKADGTLVNKLVQQHLS, from the coding sequence ATGAGTCTTCTTGAGCGTTTAAATAATGATATGAAGCAAGCGATGAAGAATAAGGAAAAAGACAAACTCTCCGTGATTCGGATGATCAAGTCTTCATTGCAAAATGAAGCGATCAAGCTTGGTAATGAGTTATCCGAAGATCAAGAGCTAACCGTCCTTTCTCGCGAAATGAAACAACGTAAGGACTCCCTCAACGAATTTGAAAAAGCCGGTCGTGAAGATCTGGTTGAAAAATTGCGTACAGAATTGACATTTGTCGAGGTGTACATGCCGAAACAGCTATCTGAAGAAGAAGTGGCTGAGATTGTAAAACAAGCAATTTCAGAAGTAGGTGCAACATCAAAAGCTGAGATGGGAAAAGTAATGTCTGCAGTTATGCCGAAGGTAAAGGGTAAGGCAGACGGAACACTCGTAAATAAACTTGTTCAACAACACCTTTCATAA
- a CDS encoding nodulation protein NfeD: MRKWIYAIMLLFAFSILSLPESASSNQKIVYIVPIEATVEKGLSAFLKRAVSTAEKDHAEAIIFVVNTPGGAVDAASEIGRILTTTSVKTISFINKQALSAGAYISLNTDEIYMVPGATIGSAAIIDSEGNTAGKKAESYWIAAMKSAANQAGRNPIYAQAMADEYVDLPEYGAGKGKLLTLTSEQAVEVGYSEGTVKDLDALLTKLGFENAEIRNLDESFAEKIARFLTNPVVVPILLTIGSLGLVLELFSPGFGVAGFMGLSSLLLFFYGHLVAGLAGFETLVLFVVGIALVILEIFLPGGIVGAIGGISILGSLFLATDDVVHMGISILIAIGVSIIGSIIMIRVFGKKMSLFKKIILTDSTNTESGYVSNRNRTELLGLEGITLTPLRPAGTMLIENERLDVVSEGEFIPKDRSVIVIKVEGVRIVVRSK, translated from the coding sequence ATGCGGAAATGGATTTATGCAATCATGCTCTTATTTGCTTTTAGTATTCTTTCATTACCAGAATCAGCCTCAAGTAATCAAAAAATTGTATATATAGTACCAATTGAAGCTACCGTTGAAAAAGGATTATCTGCCTTCTTAAAAAGAGCGGTTTCCACAGCGGAGAAGGATCATGCTGAGGCAATTATTTTTGTGGTGAATACTCCAGGGGGTGCAGTGGATGCAGCAAGTGAAATTGGGAGAATTCTAACTACAACAAGTGTAAAAACGATTTCTTTTATTAATAAACAAGCATTATCGGCTGGTGCATATATTTCATTAAATACCGATGAAATCTACATGGTTCCAGGCGCTACGATTGGATCAGCAGCAATTATTGATAGTGAAGGGAATACGGCAGGTAAGAAAGCTGAGTCATACTGGATTGCTGCGATGAAATCCGCCGCAAACCAAGCAGGCCGAAATCCCATTTATGCCCAAGCTATGGCAGATGAATATGTTGACCTTCCAGAGTATGGGGCAGGTAAAGGCAAATTATTAACTTTAACTTCAGAACAAGCAGTTGAAGTTGGTTATTCTGAAGGTACGGTAAAGGATTTAGATGCATTATTAACAAAACTTGGGTTTGAAAATGCCGAGATTCGTAATCTTGATGAAAGCTTTGCTGAAAAGATTGCAAGATTTCTAACAAATCCCGTAGTTGTCCCCATTTTATTAACGATTGGAAGTTTAGGTTTAGTGCTTGAATTATTTTCTCCTGGATTTGGTGTTGCAGGATTTATGGGATTATCCTCTTTATTATTATTTTTTTACGGACATTTAGTTGCCGGTTTAGCGGGCTTTGAAACACTTGTTTTATTTGTTGTCGGAATCGCCCTTGTGATTCTTGAAATTTTTCTCCCTGGGGGAATTGTTGGAGCGATAGGGGGAATTTCGATATTGGGGAGCTTGTTTTTGGCAACAGACGATGTAGTTCATATGGGGATTTCGATCCTCATCGCGATTGGCGTATCTATTATTGGATCCATTATTATGATAAGGGTGTTTGGTAAAAAAATGAGCCTGTTTAAAAAAATTATCTTAACCGATTCCACAAATACTGAGAGTGGGTATGTTTCAAATCGTAATCGGACAGAGCTTTTAGGACTAGAGGGAATCACGTTAACACCTCTTAGACCAGCGGGTACAATGCTGATTGAAAATGAGCGTCTTGATGTTGTAAGTGAAGGGGAATTTATTCCAAAGGATCGATCAGTTATAGTCATCAAGGTTGAAGGTGTACGAATTGTAGTTAGAAGCAAATAA
- the yqfC gene encoding sporulation protein YqfC, producing MAKKWGQLVRNWVTKNMELPQDVMMDLPRITMVGQIHIYIENHRGLLAFSDREIRLLLKQGQLLVKGKAFVIRTILPEEILLEGKIDQVIFLNE from the coding sequence ATGGCAAAAAAATGGGGCCAGCTTGTTCGTAACTGGGTTACTAAAAACATGGAGCTTCCTCAGGATGTCATGATGGATTTGCCCCGAATCACTATGGTTGGACAAATTCACATCTATATTGAGAACCACCGCGGCTTATTAGCGTTTTCAGATCGGGAGATTCGTTTGTTATTAAAACAAGGGCAGCTTCTTGTGAAGGGTAAGGCATTTGTCATTAGGACGATTTTACCCGAGGAGATTTTGCTTGAAGGTAAAATAGATCAAGTCATTTTTCTAAACGAATGA
- a CDS encoding PhoH family protein, with translation MTEERKTIDVIINNQDEAVTLFGNADSNLKIIEQELQVMITTRGESLIITGHPVQLEYAGKVIDKLLEVIKKGIAISQRDVSYAVKLAKKGTIDYFGELYEEEIGKTAKGKSIRVKTFGQRHYVSAIKQNDLVFGIGPAGTGKTYLAVVMAVNALKNGQVKRIILTRPAVEAGESLGFLPGDLKEKVDPYLRPLYDALHDVLGMEHTIRQIERGTIEIAPLAYMRGRTLDDAFVILDEAQNTTHAQMKMFLTRLGFGSKMVITGDRTQVDLPKGVKSGLTEAETILKNIKGMAFVYLESSDVVRHPLVAKIITAYDQTENQKS, from the coding sequence ATGACAGAAGAGCGAAAAACAATTGATGTAATCATAAATAATCAAGATGAAGCGGTTACCTTGTTTGGGAATGCGGATAGCAACTTAAAGATCATTGAGCAAGAGCTTCAAGTCATGATTACCACTCGTGGTGAATCATTGATCATCACAGGTCATCCAGTGCAGCTTGAATATGCAGGAAAAGTGATTGACAAATTACTTGAAGTAATTAAAAAAGGAATTGCTATTAGTCAAAGAGATGTTAGCTATGCCGTTAAGTTGGCTAAAAAAGGTACAATCGATTATTTTGGTGAATTATATGAAGAAGAAATCGGCAAGACTGCAAAGGGTAAATCGATTCGAGTAAAGACATTTGGTCAACGTCATTACGTATCAGCCATTAAACAAAATGATTTGGTATTTGGGATCGGCCCTGCTGGTACGGGGAAAACCTACTTGGCTGTGGTCATGGCAGTGAATGCTTTAAAAAATGGTCAGGTCAAACGAATTATACTCACTCGACCTGCAGTGGAAGCAGGGGAAAGTCTAGGCTTTTTACCTGGAGATTTAAAGGAAAAAGTCGATCCTTATTTACGACCTCTCTATGATGCTTTGCATGATGTACTTGGGATGGAGCATACGATAAGGCAAATCGAACGAGGAACGATAGAAATTGCTCCTTTAGCCTATATGCGAGGCAGAACATTGGATGATGCCTTTGTTATATTAGATGAAGCCCAAAATACGACGCACGCTCAAATGAAAATGTTTTTGACTCGTCTAGGATTTGGCTCAAAGATGGTCATTACAGGTGACCGAACACAGGTTGACCTGCCTAAAGGGGTTAAATCCGGTTTAACAGAAGCGGAAACGATTTTGAAAAATATAAAAGGAATGGCGTTTGTCTATCTCGAATCGTCTGATGTAGTTCGGCATCCATTAGTCGCTAAAATAATCACTGCATATGATCAAACTGAAAATCAAAAAAGCTGA
- the ybeY gene encoding rRNA maturation RNase YbeY, which produces MSLNIDFIDESNQLKEQDITTVIELLNLAAKHEEVEPGSEVSVTFVSNDKIQKINREYRGKDQPTDVISFAMEELGEGEIELSGLDMPRILGDIIISVQRTEEQAKEYGHSFHRELGFLAVHGFLHLLGYDHVTEELEKVMFAKQKEILDEYGLER; this is translated from the coding sequence ATGAGTTTAAATATTGATTTTATTGATGAATCAAATCAATTGAAGGAACAGGATATTACTACTGTCATTGAATTGTTAAATTTAGCCGCCAAACATGAAGAAGTTGAGCCTGGGAGCGAGGTCTCGGTTACCTTTGTATCGAACGATAAAATTCAAAAAATAAATCGCGAGTATCGCGGCAAGGATCAACCAACTGATGTTATTTCATTTGCAATGGAAGAATTAGGAGAAGGGGAAATCGAGCTATCTGGTTTAGATATGCCCCGTATATTAGGGGATATAATTATCTCAGTACAAAGAACAGAAGAGCAGGCAAAGGAGTACGGTCATTCCTTCCATCGAGAACTTGGGTTTTTGGCTGTGCATGGTTTCTTGCATTTATTAGGCTATGATCATGTAACAGAAGAATTAGAGAAAGTTATGTTCGCAAAACAAAAGGAAATTCTAGATGAGTATGGATTGGAGCGCTAA
- a CDS encoding diacylglycerol kinase family protein, which yields MSMDWSAKAKKVVKSFSYALQGIGYAARLERNLKIHLTITLIVVILGFLFSLSKIEWLFVLVAIAGVITLELVNTAIERVVDLVTEDEHPLAKQAKDTAAGAVLVFAIIAVIMGVVIFGPKIWRLIF from the coding sequence ATGAGTATGGATTGGAGCGCTAAAGCTAAAAAGGTTGTGAAGTCCTTTTCTTATGCACTTCAAGGGATAGGCTATGCGGCGAGATTAGAAAGGAACCTTAAGATTCATTTGACTATCACCCTAATTGTGGTAATTCTTGGGTTCTTATTCTCTCTATCAAAAATAGAATGGCTTTTCGTTCTCGTTGCAATTGCTGGAGTTATAACACTTGAACTAGTTAATACCGCGATTGAACGTGTCGTTGATCTTGTCACGGAGGATGAACATCCACTCGCAAAACAAGCGAAAGACACAGCTGCAGGTGCGGTGTTAGTGTTTGCGATTATTGCAGTCATTATGGGGGTTGTGATTTTTGGCCCCAAAATATGGAGGCTCATTTTTTAG
- a CDS encoding cytidine deaminase — protein MVCVDQKQLIEEAKVAREKAYVPYSKFKVGAALITVDGKVYHGCNIENAAYSVTNCAERTALFKAYSEGDTEFAKLVVIADTERPVSPCGACRQVISELCPKDMKVVLTNLKGLVQEITVEDLLPGAFSSEDLNE, from the coding sequence ATGGTTTGTGTGGATCAAAAACAATTAATTGAAGAAGCAAAGGTAGCAAGAGAGAAAGCCTATGTTCCATATTCTAAATTTAAAGTAGGAGCGGCTCTAATTACTGTCGATGGGAAAGTTTACCACGGGTGCAATATTGAAAACGCTGCATACAGCGTAACGAATTGCGCAGAGCGAACGGCACTTTTTAAAGCATACTCAGAAGGGGATACAGAATTTGCAAAGCTCGTTGTGATAGCTGATACTGAACGACCTGTCTCTCCGTGTGGGGCTTGCCGTCAAGTCATTTCAGAGCTATGCCCTAAGGATATGAAGGTTGTTCTAACAAATTTAAAAGGGCTCGTCCAAGAGATTACAGTAGAAGACTTGCTTCCAGGAGCTTTTTCATCGGAGGATTTAAATGAGTAG
- the era gene encoding GTPase Era, producing MSREETKVFKSGFVSIIGRPNVGKSTFLNHVIGQKIAIMSDKPQTTRNKVQGVLTSDDSQLIFIDTPGIHKPKHKLGDFMMKVAINTLKEVDLILFMVNAEEGFGRGEEFILEKFQGVKTPIFLVINKIDLIHPDKLLEVIQSYNEKFQFAEIIPISALAGNNIERVLEQIKRYVPEGPQYYPADQVTDHPERFIITELIREKALHLTHEEVPHSLAVVMEKLDRPENKDLIHVMATIIVERDSQKGIIIGKQGKMLKEIGKRARRDIENLLGSKVYLELWVKVQKDWRNKLGQLRDYGFRDDEY from the coding sequence ATGAGTAGAGAAGAAACGAAAGTATTCAAATCAGGGTTTGTTTCCATTATCGGCAGACCTAATGTGGGAAAATCAACATTCTTAAATCATGTGATCGGTCAAAAAATTGCGATCATGAGCGATAAGCCTCAAACAACGAGAAACAAAGTTCAAGGCGTATTGACAAGTGATGATTCCCAGTTAATTTTCATTGATACGCCTGGTATTCATAAGCCGAAACATAAACTAGGCGACTTTATGATGAAAGTGGCGATTAACACATTAAAAGAAGTTGATTTAATTCTTTTCATGGTGAATGCCGAGGAAGGCTTTGGTCGTGGTGAGGAATTTATTTTAGAGAAATTTCAGGGGGTCAAAACACCGATTTTTCTTGTCATTAACAAAATCGATTTAATCCATCCTGACAAGCTTTTAGAAGTGATCCAATCGTACAATGAAAAGTTTCAATTTGCTGAAATCATTCCAATTTCTGCATTAGCTGGAAACAATATTGAACGAGTTCTAGAACAAATTAAACGCTATGTACCAGAAGGACCTCAATATTATCCGGCCGATCAGGTTACCGATCACCCAGAACGATTTATTATTACGGAATTAATTAGGGAAAAAGCATTGCATTTAACACATGAGGAAGTTCCTCATTCACTGGCGGTCGTAATGGAAAAACTTGATCGTCCAGAAAACAAAGATCTCATCCATGTGATGGCAACGATTATTGTTGAGCGTGATTCCCAAAAAGGAATTATTATTGGAAAACAAGGGAAAATGCTGAAGGAAATTGGTAAGCGTGCTCGTCGTGATATCGAAAATCTTTTAGGATCAAAGGTATACCTTGAACTTTGGGTTAAAGTCCAAAAGGATTGGCGTAACAAACTAGGACAGCTTCGCGACTATGGTTTCCGCGATGATGAATATTAA
- a CDS encoding YqzL family protein, whose translation MLDFTWKLFSSTGNIDTYLLFKELEKENQEIPGDQDDELAEFDFPIS comes from the coding sequence ATGTTGGATTTTACCTGGAAATTATTTTCGAGCACAGGTAATATTGACACATATCTTCTTTTCAAGGAACTTGAGAAGGAAAACCAAGAAATACCTGGAGATCAGGATGACGAGCTAGCAGAATTTGATTTTCCCATTTCATAG
- the recO gene encoding DNA repair protein RecO yields the protein MLQKCEGIVIRTTDYGETNKVVTLYTREWGKVGVMARGAKKPNSRLSAITQLFTYGYFLIQRGSGLGSLQQGEMISSLRSIREDIFLTAYASYIVDLTDKATADENKPNPFLFELLNQTLTLINEGYDLEVLTNIYEMKMLDLFGLHPCLNQCAVCGNTNGQFSFSVREGGFICHQCVVQDPYAIKISPSTVKLLRIFYYFDLARLGNIDVKPETKAQLKKVISAYYDEYSGLHLKTKKFLNQMDKMRDMLT from the coding sequence ATGCTTCAAAAATGTGAAGGCATCGTCATTAGAACAACGGATTATGGTGAAACCAATAAAGTTGTTACTCTATATACTCGTGAATGGGGAAAAGTCGGCGTGATGGCAAGAGGGGCAAAAAAACCAAATAGCAGACTTTCTGCTATCACCCAGCTTTTTACATATGGATACTTCTTAATCCAAAGAGGAAGTGGATTAGGAAGTCTCCAGCAAGGTGAAATGATTTCTTCTTTACGCTCCATTCGCGAAGATATTTTTTTAACTGCCTATGCAAGCTATATTGTTGATTTAACTGACAAAGCAACGGCCGATGAAAATAAACCTAATCCTTTTCTATTTGAATTGCTAAATCAAACTTTAACTTTAATCAATGAAGGTTATGACTTAGAGGTGCTAACTAACATCTATGAAATGAAAATGTTAGATCTTTTCGGTTTACATCCTTGTTTAAATCAGTGCGCAGTTTGTGGAAACACAAATGGTCAATTTTCTTTTTCCGTCAGAGAGGGAGGGTTTATTTGCCATCAATGCGTCGTCCAGGATCCTTATGCGATTAAAATTTCTCCATCGACTGTAAAGCTGCTGAGGATTTTTTATTACTTTGATTTAGCAAGGCTAGGAAATATTGATGTAAAGCCGGAAACAAAAGCGCAGCTAAAGAAAGTTATTTCCGCATATTATGATGAATATTCAGGTTTACATCTAAAAACAAAAAAATTCCTAAATCAAATGGATAAAATGAGAGATATGTTAACTTGA
- a CDS encoding glycine--tRNA ligase, with protein sequence MSVSMEQVVSHAKHRGFIFPGSEIYGGLANTWDYGPLGVELKNNIKQAWWKKFVHQSSYNVGLDAAILMNPRTWEASGHIGNFNDPMIDCKKCKARHRADKLIENALDEKGIELIVDGLPFEKMEELIAEHNIACPDCGSKEFTGIRQFNLMFKTFQGVTESSANEIFLRPETAQGIFVNFKNVQRTMRKKLPFGIAQIGKSFRNEITPGNFTFRTREFEQMELEFFCKPGEELKWFDYWKQYAEQWLLTLGINPEKLRLRDHNEDELSHYSNATTDFEYKFPFGWGELWGVASRTDYDLKQHMDFSGEDFHYLDQDTNEKFIPYCIEPSLGADRVTLAFLIDAYDEEQLEDGTSRTVMHLHPALAPFKAAILPLSKKLSDDARVVYDQLAQHFLVDYDESGSIGKRYRRHDEIGTPFCITYDFDSKEDNMVTVRDRDTMEQTRIPIAELVEFIQSKVAF encoded by the coding sequence ATGAGCGTTAGTATGGAACAAGTTGTTTCTCATGCAAAACACAGAGGTTTTATCTTTCCAGGATCAGAAATTTATGGAGGCTTAGCAAACACTTGGGACTACGGCCCACTTGGAGTAGAGCTAAAGAATAATATTAAACAAGCATGGTGGAAGAAATTTGTTCATCAATCAAGCTACAATGTTGGTCTTGATGCAGCCATCTTAATGAATCCAAGAACTTGGGAAGCATCTGGTCACATTGGAAACTTCAATGACCCGATGATAGACTGTAAAAAGTGTAAAGCAAGACATCGTGCTGATAAATTAATTGAAAATGCATTAGACGAAAAAGGTATTGAATTGATTGTTGATGGCCTCCCGTTTGAAAAAATGGAAGAACTTATAGCTGAACACAATATTGCTTGTCCTGATTGCGGTAGCAAAGAGTTTACTGGTATCCGTCAATTTAATCTTATGTTTAAGACTTTCCAAGGTGTAACTGAATCTAGTGCGAATGAGATTTTCCTACGTCCTGAAACAGCGCAAGGGATTTTTGTGAACTTTAAAAACGTTCAACGGACGATGCGTAAGAAATTACCGTTTGGGATCGCACAAATTGGTAAAAGCTTCCGAAATGAAATTACTCCAGGTAATTTCACCTTCAGAACAAGAGAATTTGAACAAATGGAATTAGAATTTTTCTGTAAGCCTGGTGAAGAGCTTAAGTGGTTCGATTATTGGAAGCAGTATGCTGAACAATGGTTGCTCACTTTAGGAATTAACCCAGAAAAGCTTCGTCTACGTGACCATAATGAAGATGAACTGTCACACTATAGTAATGCTACAACGGATTTTGAGTATAAATTTCCGTTTGGCTGGGGTGAACTTTGGGGTGTAGCTTCAAGAACGGATTATGATTTAAAACAGCATATGGACTTTTCAGGTGAAGATTTCCATTATCTTGATCAAGATACAAATGAAAAGTTTATCCCATATTGTATCGAACCATCATTAGGTGCTGATCGTGTGACACTTGCCTTCTTAATTGATGCTTATGATGAGGAGCAATTAGAGGATGGAACGTCGAGAACAGTTATGCATCTACATCCTGCGCTGGCACCATTTAAAGCGGCGATATTGCCGTTGTCAAAGAAATTATCAGATGATGCAAGAGTTGTATATGACCAATTAGCTCAGCACTTCTTAGTGGATTATGATGAGTCTGGTTCAATCGGAAAACGTTATCGTCGTCACGATGAAATTGGTACTCCTTTCTGTATCACATACGATTTTGACTCGAAGGAAGATAATATGGTAACCGTCCGTGATCGTGATACAATGGAGCAAACTCGAATTCCAATTGCGGAATTAGTGGAATTTATTCAAAGCAAAGTTGCTTTTTAA